From Methanocalculus natronophilus, one genomic window encodes:
- a CDS encoding DEAD/DEAH box helicase — protein sequence MSAIVLPWKKGYRIIFYDDRKIRHIGLVSLERTTRGIRPDDFLVRRPGASHPRKTPTKDLIAALRGGSVHLTQQDMYFEEFLRDLQIPFQYQKICRICLLEDRITQLTSETSIRCGREEICLTCAKKELSRELQHLRKLGKRTRAHIEDLLLEHRDLEAVLAIIQPESLDMKKTLYDRVDAHPVTKTDNLVELPVPREFVDATPVTTLMPVQQLAVESGLLYGKHLLVVAATASGKTFIGELAGLKNLLEGRGRLLFLVPLVALANQKYERFSESYRKIASVSLSTGVSRLNLPETRSAARRDSGSGIIVGTYEGLDATLRRGKTISNIGTVIIDEVQMLEDPDRGHRLDGMIARLKHIAPKAQFIYLSATIGSPHLLAKKLNANLVTYAERPVSLDRHLLFLERDAKIPTIKRLIFEEFGKSSSKGYKGQTIVFTNARSRCHQIADAIGPRAAPYHAGLTSQERREIESKFAKGKLAAVVTTAALAAGVDFPASQVIFDALAMGIEWLTVQEFQQMTGRAGRPDFHDAGRVVILAEPGGSYSRESKATEEEIALNLLRGVMEEVAPVYGMEESSEVYAANTVVARGREGDIEEMNERMVGTLEDAMPVMERHGLIIRRKGTIELSPLGKVMSEHFIGIERLMRIRSLVRSVDDPLLIVADLECKTDDDEQKKR from the coding sequence ATGAGCGCTATTGTCCTCCCATGGAAGAAAGGATACCGGATCATCTTCTATGATGATCGGAAGATCCGGCATATCGGCCTGGTATCGCTTGAGCGGACGACACGGGGCATTCGTCCCGATGACTTCCTGGTCAGGCGACCAGGCGCCTCCCATCCCCGGAAAACCCCGACAAAAGATCTGATAGCCGCTCTCAGGGGCGGCAGTGTCCACCTGACACAACAGGATATGTATTTTGAGGAGTTCCTGCGGGATCTCCAGATACCGTTCCAGTACCAAAAGATCTGCCGGATATGCCTGCTTGAAGACCGGATTACGCAGCTGACCAGTGAAACGTCGATTCGGTGCGGACGAGAGGAGATCTGTCTTACCTGTGCCAAAAAAGAGCTCTCGCGGGAGCTTCAGCACCTGAGGAAACTCGGAAAACGGACACGTGCGCATATAGAGGATCTCCTGCTCGAACACCGGGACCTTGAGGCAGTACTGGCTATCATCCAGCCCGAATCCCTGGATATGAAGAAGACCCTCTATGACAGGGTTGATGCCCACCCGGTCACAAAGACCGACAATCTTGTTGAGCTGCCGGTGCCGAGGGAGTTTGTCGATGCGACCCCTGTCACCACCCTGATGCCTGTCCAGCAGCTGGCAGTCGAGTCAGGGCTCCTGTATGGGAAACACCTGCTTGTCGTCGCTGCAACAGCCAGTGGAAAGACATTTATCGGAGAGCTGGCCGGGCTCAAAAATCTCCTGGAAGGGCGGGGGAGACTCCTCTTTCTGGTTCCGCTTGTTGCACTGGCAAACCAGAAGTACGAGCGGTTCTCTGAATCATACAGGAAAATAGCGAGTGTTTCTCTCTCAACCGGCGTCTCACGCCTCAATCTCCCGGAGACACGATCAGCTGCCCGGCGTGATAGCGGATCCGGGATCATCGTCGGCACGTACGAAGGTCTGGATGCGACGCTCAGGAGAGGAAAAACGATCAGCAATATTGGAACAGTCATCATCGACGAGGTTCAGATGCTTGAAGATCCTGACCGCGGCCACCGGCTTGACGGGATGATCGCCCGGCTCAAGCATATCGCTCCAAAGGCGCAGTTCATCTATCTCTCGGCAACAATCGGATCCCCCCATCTTCTGGCAAAGAAGCTGAATGCGAACCTGGTAACCTATGCCGAACGGCCGGTCTCACTTGACCGCCACCTCCTCTTCCTTGAGCGGGACGCAAAGATTCCAACCATCAAACGGCTTATCTTCGAAGAGTTTGGCAAGAGCTCGTCAAAAGGGTACAAAGGCCAGACGATCGTCTTCACAAATGCCCGGTCCAGGTGCCACCAGATAGCAGATGCAATCGGCCCGAGGGCAGCCCCCTACCATGCCGGCCTGACATCACAGGAGCGGCGGGAGATTGAGTCAAAGTTTGCAAAAGGAAAACTTGCTGCGGTCGTGACAACTGCCGCCCTTGCAGCAGGCGTTGACTTCCCTGCATCACAGGTGATATTTGATGCCCTTGCAATGGGGATCGAGTGGCTGACCGTCCAGGAATTTCAGCAGATGACCGGGCGGGCAGGAAGACCCGATTTCCATGATGCGGGCCGTGTTGTGATCCTCGCAGAACCCGGTGGATCCTACTCGCGGGAGTCAAAGGCAACTGAAGAGGAGATCGCACTGAACCTCCTGCGAGGCGTGATGGAAGAGGTTGCCCCGGTGTATGGGATGGAAGAGAGCAGCGAGGTGTATGCGGCAAATACGGTTGTTGCAAGGGGCAGGGAAGGGGATATCGAGGAGATGAATGAGAGGATGGTCGGCACACTTGAAGATGCGATGCCGGTGATGGAGAGACACGGTCTGATCATCCGGAGAAAAGGCACAATCGAACTCTCACCACTTGGGAAGGTGATGAGCGAACATTTCATCGGAATTGAGCGGCTGATGCGGATCCGGTCACTTGTCAGATCAGTCGATGACCCGCTGCTGATTGTAGCAGATCTTGAATGTAAAACCGATGATGACGAGCAGAAGAAGAGATAA